The Sphingopyxis sp. BE259 nucleotide sequence GCCATCGAGCGGTCCTTCTGCGCGAGCGCGATGTCGTAGACCTTCAGCCGGTCGATGCGGTCGGCACCGACGACCTCGACCTTTTTGACCTGGAACCCGGCGCGGCCGACGGCTTGGGCATATTCCTCGTGGACCTTTGCCGTCACGCCGGTCGCGTGCGCCGCGATTCCGGCGACGGCGAACAGGCTGAGGCCGATCGTCCAGTTGGCGACCTTTTGCAACCGCTGCGGGCTGATCGGCAGGGCGTTGATGACCGCGTTGAGCCGCGACGTCTGTACCTTGCGCCGCTTCTTTGGCGCCCGCGCCGGGCGCCGTGGCGGCGAACTGCCGCGCTTGATCCGCGTGTTACTCATAACGCTTCCCCCACGATGCGTTCGACCAGTTCGGCATAATCCAGACCTACCGCGCGTGCCTGCTCAGGCACCAGGCTGAGCGGCGTCATCCCTGGCTGGGTGTTGACTTCGAGCAGGAAAATCCCCGCGAGCCCATGTTCGTCATCCCAACGAAAATCCGAGCGCGATGCGCCCTTGCAGCCGAGCAGGCGGTGCGATTGCAACGCCAGGTCCATCATCCGCTGTGCGACGTCGGCGGGGACATCGGCGGGGCAGACATGCTCGGTAAGGCCATCGGTATATTTGGCATCATAATCGTAGAAACCGGATTTGACGCGCAGTTCGGTGACCGCGAGTGCCCGGTCGCCAAGCACCGCGACGGTCAGTTCGCGGCCCTTGATAAAGGGTTCGGCGAGCAGGCGATCGAATTCCTGCCAGGGGCCGACGGCGCCGCGCGCGATCGGGTTGCCGTAATTGCTGTCGTCCTTGACGATCGCGACGCCGACTGACGATCCTTCGTTGACGGGTTTCAGCACATAGGGGCGCGGCAAAGGGTCGATGGAATAAAGGCTTTCGCTGTCGACCATGGTCCCCGTCGGCATCGGAATACCATGCGGCACCAGCGCCTGCTTCGTCAATTCCTTGTCGATCGCGATGACCGAGGTGACAAGGCCGCTGTGGGTGTATTTGAGCCCCATCAGGTCGAGCATTCCCTGCACGGTGCCGTCTTCGCCGGGGACGCCGTGGAGCGCGTTGAACACAACGTCGGGCTTCGCCTCGGCGAGTTTCTGAGCGACGTTCCGGTCCATGTCGATGCGGGTGACCTTATGGCCGCGGCTTTCGAGCGCGTCGGCGACGCCATTGCCACTCATCAGCGACACGTCGCGCTCGGCCGACCAACCGCCCATAAGGACGGCGACATGC carries:
- a CDS encoding D-alanine--D-alanine ligase — its product is MSRGPLHVAVLMGGWSAERDVSLMSGNGVADALESRGHKVTRIDMDRNVAQKLAEAKPDVVFNALHGVPGEDGTVQGMLDLMGLKYTHSGLVTSVIAIDKELTKQALVPHGIPMPTGTMVDSESLYSIDPLPRPYVLKPVNEGSSVGVAIVKDDSNYGNPIARGAVGPWQEFDRLLAEPFIKGRELTVAVLGDRALAVTELRVKSGFYDYDAKYTDGLTEHVCPADVPADVAQRMMDLALQSHRLLGCKGASRSDFRWDDEHGLAGIFLLEVNTQPGMTPLSLVPEQARAVGLDYAELVERIVGEAL